In Cervus elaphus chromosome 24, mCerEla1.1, whole genome shotgun sequence, a single genomic region encodes these proteins:
- the USP19 gene encoding ubiquitin carboxyl-terminal hydrolase 19 isoform X4, with protein MSGGASATGPRRGPPGLEEATSKKKQKDRANQESKDGDPRRGSAFTPREEQTKEDLGLDWRQSADEVIVKLRVGTGPVRLEEVDAAFTDTDCVLRLPDGRQWGGVFYAEIESSCTKVQARKGGVLQLSLPKKVPLLTWPSLLKPLGTQELVPGLRCQENGQEPSPIALEPGPEPRRAKQEARNQKRAQGRGEVGAGAGPGAQAGPSAKRAVHLRRGPEGEGARDGPGPRGDAPPFLAEPATQAEAEEQLRVPPLTPQTCLLGSEENLALLTGKKAGVPRSDPVSPTMARSRDPEKDYRSKEEMAVAADAAALVDEPESMVNLAFVKNDSYEKGPDSVVVHVYVKEIRRDSSRVLFREQDFTLIFQTRDGNFLRLHPGCGPHTIFRWQVKLRNLIEPEQCNFCFTASRIDICLRKRQSQRWGGLEAPATRGAVGGAKVAVPTGPSPLDSAPPGGTPHPLTGQEEARAVEKEKPKARSEDTGLDGVAARTPMEHVAPKSEPHLASPKPTCMVPPMPHSPVSGDSVEEEEEEEKKVCLPGFTGLVNLGNTCFMNSVIQSLSNTRELRDFFHDRSFEAEINYNNPLGTGGRLAIGFAVLLRALWKGTHHAFQPSKLKAIVASKASQFTGYAQHDAQEFMAFLLDGLHEDLNRIQNKPYTETVDSDGRPDEVVAEEAWQRHKMRNDSFIVDLFQGQYKSKLVCPVCAKVSITFDPFLYLPVPLPQKQKVLPVFYFAREPHSKPIKFLVSVSKENSSASEVLDSLSQSVHVKPENLRLAEVIKNRFHRVFLPSHSLDTVSPSDTLLCFELLSPELAKERVVVLEVQQRPQVPSIPISKCAACQRKQQSEDEKLKRCTRCYRVGYCNQLCQKTHWPDHKGLCRPENIGYPFLVSVPASRLTYARLAQLLEGYARYSVSVFQPPFQPGRMALESQGPGCTTLLSTSSLEAGDSDRDPIQPPELQLVTPVAEGDTGASRAWASPDRGPVPSTSGISSEMVASGPIEVGALTVGERVSRPEAAVPGYQHPSEALSAHTPQFFIYRIDASNREQRLEDKGDVPLELGDDCSLALVWRNNERLQEFVLVASKELECAEDPGSAGEAARAGHFTLDQCLNLFTRPEVLAPEEAWYCPQCKQHREASKQLLLWRLPNVLIVQLKRFSFRSFIWRDKINDLVEFPVRNLDLGKFCIGQKEEQLPSYDLYAVINHYGGMIGGHYTACARLPNDRSSQRSDVGWRLFDDSTVTTVDESQVVTRYAYVLFYRRRNSPVERPPRAGHSEHHPELGPAAESAASQASRIWQELEAEEEPVPEGPAPLGPWGPQDWVGPPPRGPTTPDEGCLRYFVLGTVAALVALVLNVFYPLVSQSPWR; from the exons ATGTCTGGTGGGGCCAGCGCCACAGGCCCAAGGAGAGGGCCCCCAGGACTGGAGGAGGCCACCAGTAAGAAAAAGCAGAAGGATCGAGCAAACCAGGAGAGCAAGGATGGCGATCCTAGGAGAG GGTCAGCATTCACTCCTCGGGAGGAGCAGACCAAAGAGG ACTTAGGGCTCGATTGGAGGCAAAGTGCTGATGAGGTGATTGTCAAGCTCCGTGTGGGAACAGGTCCCGTGCGGCTGGAGGAAGTTGATGCTGCTTTCACAGACACAGACTGTGTGCTGCGGCTCCCAG ATGGTCGGCAGTGGGGTGGTGTTTTCTACGCTGAGATAGAGAGTTCTTGCACCAAAGTGCAGGCTCGCAAAGGTGGCGTCCTGCAGCTGTCACTGCCCAAGAAGGTGCCTCTGCTTACATGGCCCTCTCTGCTG AAACCTCTAGGGACCCAGGAGTTGGTGCCAGGGCTGCGGTGCCAGGAGAATGGGCAGGAGCCATCTCCCATTGCCCTGGAGCCAGGCCCTGAGCCACGGCGGGCTAAGCAGGAGGCCCGCAACCAGAAGCGGGCCCAGGGCCGTGGTGAGGTAGGCGCTGGGGCTGgtcctggggcccaggcagggccCAGCGCCAAGAGGGCCGTGCATCTCCGCAGAGGGCCAGAGGGGGAAGGGGCCAGAGATGGCCCTGGGCCTCGGGGTGATGCCCCCCCATTCCTGGCTGAGCCGGCCACCCAG GCTGAGGCTGAGGAACAGCTCCGTGTACCACCACTGACCCCCcagacctgcctcctgggctCAGAGGAGAATCTAGCACTTTTGacaggaaagaaggcaggagtccCCAGGAGCGACCCAGTGTCCCCTACCATGGCCCGGAGCAGAGACCCTGAGAAGGACTATCGTTCCAAGGAGGAGATGGCAGTGGCCGCAGATGCTGCAGCCTTGGTGGATG AGCCCGAGTCCATGGTGAACCTGGCATTTGTCAAGAATGACTCGTATGAGAAGGGGCCGGACTCAGTGGTGGTGCACGTGTACGTGAAGGAAATCCGCAGGGACAGCTCTCGAGTGCTCTTCCGCGAGCAGGACTTCACGCTTATCTTCCAGACCAG GGATGGAAACTTCCTGAGACTGCACCCGGGCTGTGGGCCCCATACCATCTTCCGTTGGCAGGTGAAGCTCAG GAACCTGATCGAGCCCGAGCAGTGCAACTTTTGCTTCACGGCCTCTCGCATTGACATCTGCCTCCGCAAGCGGCAGAGCCAGCGCTGGGGGGGCCTGGAGGCCCCAGCTACACGAG GTGCAGTGGGTGGTGCAAAGGTCGCCGTGCCGACAGGTCCATCCCCCCTGGATTCAGCCCCACCGGGAGGTACACCCCATCCCTTGACGGGCCAGGAGGAAGCCCGGGCTGTGGAGAAGGAGAAACCCAAGGCTCGATCTGAGGACACAGGCCTTGATGGGGTGGCTGCCCGCACCCCCATGGAGCATGTAGCCCCAAAGTCAGAGCCACACCTGGCGTCG CCCAAGCCCACATGTATGGTGCCTCCAATGCCCCACAGCCCGGTGAGTGGAGACAgtgtggaggaagaggaggaggaagagaagaaggtgtGTCTGCCCGGCTTCACTGGCCTCGTCAACCTAGGCAACACCTGCTTCATGAACAGCGTCATTCAGTCTCTGTCCAACACGCGGGAGCTGCGGGACTTCTTCCATG ACCGCTCCTTCGAGGCCGAGATCAACTACAACAACCCCCTGGGGACTGGTGGACGTCTAGCCATTGGCTTTGCTGTGCTGCTCCGGGCGCTGTGGAAGGGCACCCACCATGCCTTCCAGCCCTCCAAGTTGAAG GCCATCGTGGCGAGCAAGGCCAGCCAGTTCACAGGCTATGCCCAGCATGATGCCCAGGAGTTCATGGCTTTCCTGCTAGATGGGCTGCACGAGGACTTGAACCGCATTCAGAATAAGCCCTACACGGAGACCGTGGACTCAGATGGGCGGCCTGATGAG GTGGTGGCTGAGGAAGCCTGGCAGCGGCACAAGATGAGGAATGACTCTTTCATCGTGGACCTGTTTCAGGGCCAGTACAAATCGAAGCTGGTGTGCCCCGTGTGTGCAAAG GTCTCCATCACTTTTGACCCGTTCCTGTACCTGCCGGTGCCCTTGCCCCAGAAGCAAAAGGTTCTCCCTGTCTTCTATTTCGCCCGGGAGCCCCACAGCAAGCCCATCAAG TTTCTGGTGAGCGTCAGCAAGGAGAACTCCAGTGCAAGCGAAGTGTTGGACTCCCTGTCTCAGAGTGTCCACGTGAAACCTGAGAACCTGCGTCTGGCTGAG GTGATTAAGAATCGCTTCCACCGTGTGTTTCTGCCCTCCCACTCACTGGACACCGTGTCCCCGTCCGACACACTCCTCTGCTTCGAGTTGCTGTCCCCAGAGTTAGCCAAGGAGCGggtggtggtgctagaggtaCAGCAG CGCCCCCAGGTGCCCAGCATCCCCATCTCCAAGTGTGCAGCCTGCCAGCGGAAGCAGCAGTCAGAGGACGAGAAGCTGAAGCGCTGTACCCGATGTTACCGCGTGGGCTACTGCAACCA GCTCTGTCAGAAAACCCACTGGCCTGATCACAAGGGCCTCTGCCGCCCCGAGAACATCGGCTACCCTTTCCTGGTCAGTGTCCCCGCCTCACGCCTCACTTACGCCCGTCTCGCTCAGCTGCTAGAGGGCTATGCCCG GTACTCTGTGAGTGTGTTCCAGCCGCCCTTCCAGCCCGGCCGCATGGCCTTGGAGTCCCAGGGCCCTGGCTGCACCACGCTACTCTCCACTAgctccctggaggctggggacagtGACAGGGATCCCATTCAGCCACCAGAGCTCCAGTTGGTGACCCCTGTGGCTGAGGGGGACACTGGGGCCTCCCGGGCATGGGCATCCCCTGATCGGGGCCCTGTGCCCAGCACCAGCGGCATTTCTTCTGAGATGGTGGCCAGTGGGCCCATTGAAGTTGGCGCCTTGACTGTTGGTGAGAGGGTGTCCCGGCCTGAAG CTGCCGTGCCCGGGTACCAACACCCAAGTGAAGCCCTGAGCGCCCACACTCCCCAGTTCTTCATCTACAGAATTGACGCATCCAACCGAGAGCAGCGGCTAGAGGACAAAG GAGACGTCCCACTGGAGCTGGGGGATGACTGCAGCCTGGCCCTGGTCTGGCGCAACAACGAGCGCCTGCAGGAGTTCGTGTTGGTGGCCTCCAAGGAACTGGAGTGCGCTGAGGACCCTGGGTCTGCGGGCGAAGCTGCCCGCGCTGGCCACTTCACGCTGGACCAGTGCCTCAACCTCTTCACACGGCCGGAGGTGTTGGCACCTGAGGAGGCTTG GTACTGCCCCCAGTGCAAACAGCACCGCGAGGCCTCCAAGCAGCTGCTGCTGTGGCGCCTGCCCAACGTGCTCATCGTGCAGCTCAAGCGCTTCTCCTTCCGCAGCTTCATCTGGCGTGACAAGATCAACGACCTGGTGGAGTTCCCCGTCCG GAACTTGGACCTGGGCAAGTTCTGTATCGGTCAGAAAGAGGAGCAGCTGCCCAGCTACGACCTGTACGCCGTCATCAACCACTACGGGGGCATGATCGGCGGCCACTACACCGCCTGTGCGCGCCTGCCCAATGACCGCAGCAGCCAGCGCAGCGACGTGG GCTGGCGCCTGTTCGACGACAGCACGGTGACAACGGTAGATGAGAGTCAGGTGGTGACGCGTTACGCCTATGTCCTCTTCTACCGCCGGCGGAACTCTCCCGTGGAGAGGCCCCCCCGGGCAGGGCACTCTGAGCACCACCCTGAGCTGGGCCCTGCAGCTGAGTCCGCTGCCAGCCAG GCTTCCCGGATTTGGCAGGAGCTGGAGGCCGAGGAGGAGCCGGTACCCGAGGGGCCTGCGCCTCTGGGTCCCTGGGGGCCCCAAGACTGGGTGGGCCCCCCGCCACGTGGCCCTACCACACCAGACGAGGGCTGTCTCCGATACTTTGTTCTGGGCACCGTGGCAGCTTTGGTGGCCCTTGTGCTCAACGTGTTCTATCCTCTGGTATCCCAGAGCCCCTGGAGATGA
- the USP19 gene encoding ubiquitin carboxyl-terminal hydrolase 19 isoform X12, producing the protein MSGGASATGPRRGPPGLEEATSKKKQKDRANQESKDGDPRRGSAFTPREEQTKEDLGLDWRQSADEVIVKLRVGTGPVRLEEVDAAFTDTDCVLRLPDGRQWGGVFYAEIESSCTKVQARKGGVLQLSLPKKVPLLTWPSLLKKPLGTQELVPGLRCQENGQEPSPIALEPGPEPRRAKQEARNQKRAQGRGEVGAGAGPGAQAGPSAKRAVHLRRGPEGEGARDGPGPRGDAPPFLAEPATQAEAEEQLRVPPLTPQTCLLGSEENLALLTGKKAGVPRSDPVSPTMARSRDPEKDYRSKEEMAVAADAAALVDGKEPESMVNLAFVKNDSYEKGPDSVVVHVYVKEIRRDSSRVLFREQDFTLIFQTRDGNFLRLHPGCGPHTIFRWQVKLRNLIEPEQCNFCFTASRIDICLRKRQSQRWGGLEAPATRGAVGGAKVAVPTGPSPLDSAPPGGTPHPLTGQEEARAVEKEKPKARSEDTGLDGVAARTPMEHVAPKSEPHLASPKPTCMVPPMPHSPVSGDSVEEEEEEEKKVCLPGFTGLVNLGNTCFMNSVIQSLSNTRELRDFFHDRSFEAEINYNNPLGTGGRLAIGFAVLLRALWKGTHHAFQPSKLKAIVASKASQFTGYAQHDAQEFMAFLLDGLHEDLNRIQNKPYTETVDSDGRPDEVVAEEAWQRHKMRNDSFIVDLFQGQYKSKLVCPVCAKVSITFDPFLYLPVPLPQKQKVLPVFYFAREPHSKPIKFLVSVSKENSSASEVLDSLSQSVHVKPENLRLAEVIKNRFHRVFLPSHSLDTVSPSDTLLCFELLSPELAKERVVVLEVQQRPQVPSIPISKCAACQRKQQSEDEKLKRCTRCYRVGYCNQLCQKTHWPDHKGLCRPENIGYPFLVSVPASRLTYARLAQLLEGYARYSVSVFQPPFQPGRMALESQGPGCTTLLSTSSLEAGDSDRDPIQPPELQLVTPVAEGDTGASRAWASPDRGPVPSTSGISSEMVASGPIEVGALTVGERVSRPEAAVPGYQHPSEALSAHTPQFFIYRIDASNREQRLEDKGDVPLELGDDCSLALVWRNNERLQEFVLVASKELECAEDPGSAGEAARAGHFTLDQCLNLFTRPEVLAPEEAWYCPQCKQHREASKQLLLWRLPNVLIVQLKRFSFRSFIWRDKINDLVEFPVRNLDLGKFCIGQKEEQLPSYDLYAVINHYGGMIGGHYTACARLPNDRSSQRSDVGWRLFDDSTVTTVDESQVVTRYAYVLFYRRRNSPVERPPRAGHSEHHPELGPAAESAASQASRIWQELEAEEEPVPEGPAPLGPWGPQDWVGPPPRGPTTPDEGCLRYFVLGTVAALVALVLNVFYPLVSQSPWR; encoded by the exons ATGTCTGGTGGGGCCAGCGCCACAGGCCCAAGGAGAGGGCCCCCAGGACTGGAGGAGGCCACCAGTAAGAAAAAGCAGAAGGATCGAGCAAACCAGGAGAGCAAGGATGGCGATCCTAGGAGAG GGTCAGCATTCACTCCTCGGGAGGAGCAGACCAAAGAGG ACTTAGGGCTCGATTGGAGGCAAAGTGCTGATGAGGTGATTGTCAAGCTCCGTGTGGGAACAGGTCCCGTGCGGCTGGAGGAAGTTGATGCTGCTTTCACAGACACAGACTGTGTGCTGCGGCTCCCAG ATGGTCGGCAGTGGGGTGGTGTTTTCTACGCTGAGATAGAGAGTTCTTGCACCAAAGTGCAGGCTCGCAAAGGTGGCGTCCTGCAGCTGTCACTGCCCAAGAAGGTGCCTCTGCTTACATGGCCCTCTCTGCTG AAGAAACCTCTAGGGACCCAGGAGTTGGTGCCAGGGCTGCGGTGCCAGGAGAATGGGCAGGAGCCATCTCCCATTGCCCTGGAGCCAGGCCCTGAGCCACGGCGGGCTAAGCAGGAGGCCCGCAACCAGAAGCGGGCCCAGGGCCGTGGTGAGGTAGGCGCTGGGGCTGgtcctggggcccaggcagggccCAGCGCCAAGAGGGCCGTGCATCTCCGCAGAGGGCCAGAGGGGGAAGGGGCCAGAGATGGCCCTGGGCCTCGGGGTGATGCCCCCCCATTCCTGGCTGAGCCGGCCACCCAG GCTGAGGCTGAGGAACAGCTCCGTGTACCACCACTGACCCCCcagacctgcctcctgggctCAGAGGAGAATCTAGCACTTTTGacaggaaagaaggcaggagtccCCAGGAGCGACCCAGTGTCCCCTACCATGGCCCGGAGCAGAGACCCTGAGAAGGACTATCGTTCCAAGGAGGAGATGGCAGTGGCCGCAGATGCTGCAGCCTTGGTGGATGGTAAAG AGCCCGAGTCCATGGTGAACCTGGCATTTGTCAAGAATGACTCGTATGAGAAGGGGCCGGACTCAGTGGTGGTGCACGTGTACGTGAAGGAAATCCGCAGGGACAGCTCTCGAGTGCTCTTCCGCGAGCAGGACTTCACGCTTATCTTCCAGACCAG GGATGGAAACTTCCTGAGACTGCACCCGGGCTGTGGGCCCCATACCATCTTCCGTTGGCAGGTGAAGCTCAG GAACCTGATCGAGCCCGAGCAGTGCAACTTTTGCTTCACGGCCTCTCGCATTGACATCTGCCTCCGCAAGCGGCAGAGCCAGCGCTGGGGGGGCCTGGAGGCCCCAGCTACACGAG GTGCAGTGGGTGGTGCAAAGGTCGCCGTGCCGACAGGTCCATCCCCCCTGGATTCAGCCCCACCGGGAGGTACACCCCATCCCTTGACGGGCCAGGAGGAAGCCCGGGCTGTGGAGAAGGAGAAACCCAAGGCTCGATCTGAGGACACAGGCCTTGATGGGGTGGCTGCCCGCACCCCCATGGAGCATGTAGCCCCAAAGTCAGAGCCACACCTGGCGTCG CCCAAGCCCACATGTATGGTGCCTCCAATGCCCCACAGCCCGGTGAGTGGAGACAgtgtggaggaagaggaggaggaagagaagaaggtgtGTCTGCCCGGCTTCACTGGCCTCGTCAACCTAGGCAACACCTGCTTCATGAACAGCGTCATTCAGTCTCTGTCCAACACGCGGGAGCTGCGGGACTTCTTCCATG ACCGCTCCTTCGAGGCCGAGATCAACTACAACAACCCCCTGGGGACTGGTGGACGTCTAGCCATTGGCTTTGCTGTGCTGCTCCGGGCGCTGTGGAAGGGCACCCACCATGCCTTCCAGCCCTCCAAGTTGAAG GCCATCGTGGCGAGCAAGGCCAGCCAGTTCACAGGCTATGCCCAGCATGATGCCCAGGAGTTCATGGCTTTCCTGCTAGATGGGCTGCACGAGGACTTGAACCGCATTCAGAATAAGCCCTACACGGAGACCGTGGACTCAGATGGGCGGCCTGATGAG GTGGTGGCTGAGGAAGCCTGGCAGCGGCACAAGATGAGGAATGACTCTTTCATCGTGGACCTGTTTCAGGGCCAGTACAAATCGAAGCTGGTGTGCCCCGTGTGTGCAAAG GTCTCCATCACTTTTGACCCGTTCCTGTACCTGCCGGTGCCCTTGCCCCAGAAGCAAAAGGTTCTCCCTGTCTTCTATTTCGCCCGGGAGCCCCACAGCAAGCCCATCAAG TTTCTGGTGAGCGTCAGCAAGGAGAACTCCAGTGCAAGCGAAGTGTTGGACTCCCTGTCTCAGAGTGTCCACGTGAAACCTGAGAACCTGCGTCTGGCTGAG GTGATTAAGAATCGCTTCCACCGTGTGTTTCTGCCCTCCCACTCACTGGACACCGTGTCCCCGTCCGACACACTCCTCTGCTTCGAGTTGCTGTCCCCAGAGTTAGCCAAGGAGCGggtggtggtgctagaggtaCAGCAG CGCCCCCAGGTGCCCAGCATCCCCATCTCCAAGTGTGCAGCCTGCCAGCGGAAGCAGCAGTCAGAGGACGAGAAGCTGAAGCGCTGTACCCGATGTTACCGCGTGGGCTACTGCAACCA GCTCTGTCAGAAAACCCACTGGCCTGATCACAAGGGCCTCTGCCGCCCCGAGAACATCGGCTACCCTTTCCTGGTCAGTGTCCCCGCCTCACGCCTCACTTACGCCCGTCTCGCTCAGCTGCTAGAGGGCTATGCCCG GTACTCTGTGAGTGTGTTCCAGCCGCCCTTCCAGCCCGGCCGCATGGCCTTGGAGTCCCAGGGCCCTGGCTGCACCACGCTACTCTCCACTAgctccctggaggctggggacagtGACAGGGATCCCATTCAGCCACCAGAGCTCCAGTTGGTGACCCCTGTGGCTGAGGGGGACACTGGGGCCTCCCGGGCATGGGCATCCCCTGATCGGGGCCCTGTGCCCAGCACCAGCGGCATTTCTTCTGAGATGGTGGCCAGTGGGCCCATTGAAGTTGGCGCCTTGACTGTTGGTGAGAGGGTGTCCCGGCCTGAAG CTGCCGTGCCCGGGTACCAACACCCAAGTGAAGCCCTGAGCGCCCACACTCCCCAGTTCTTCATCTACAGAATTGACGCATCCAACCGAGAGCAGCGGCTAGAGGACAAAG GAGACGTCCCACTGGAGCTGGGGGATGACTGCAGCCTGGCCCTGGTCTGGCGCAACAACGAGCGCCTGCAGGAGTTCGTGTTGGTGGCCTCCAAGGAACTGGAGTGCGCTGAGGACCCTGGGTCTGCGGGCGAAGCTGCCCGCGCTGGCCACTTCACGCTGGACCAGTGCCTCAACCTCTTCACACGGCCGGAGGTGTTGGCACCTGAGGAGGCTTG GTACTGCCCCCAGTGCAAACAGCACCGCGAGGCCTCCAAGCAGCTGCTGCTGTGGCGCCTGCCCAACGTGCTCATCGTGCAGCTCAAGCGCTTCTCCTTCCGCAGCTTCATCTGGCGTGACAAGATCAACGACCTGGTGGAGTTCCCCGTCCG GAACTTGGACCTGGGCAAGTTCTGTATCGGTCAGAAAGAGGAGCAGCTGCCCAGCTACGACCTGTACGCCGTCATCAACCACTACGGGGGCATGATCGGCGGCCACTACACCGCCTGTGCGCGCCTGCCCAATGACCGCAGCAGCCAGCGCAGCGACGTGG GCTGGCGCCTGTTCGACGACAGCACGGTGACAACGGTAGATGAGAGTCAGGTGGTGACGCGTTACGCCTATGTCCTCTTCTACCGCCGGCGGAACTCTCCCGTGGAGAGGCCCCCCCGGGCAGGGCACTCTGAGCACCACCCTGAGCTGGGCCCTGCAGCTGAGTCCGCTGCCAGCCAG GCTTCCCGGATTTGGCAGGAGCTGGAGGCCGAGGAGGAGCCGGTACCCGAGGGGCCTGCGCCTCTGGGTCCCTGGGGGCCCCAAGACTGGGTGGGCCCCCCGCCACGTGGCCCTACCACACCAGACGAGGGCTGTCTCCGATACTTTGTTCTGGGCACCGTGGCAGCTTTGGTGGCCCTTGTGCTCAACGTGTTCTATCCTCTGGTATCCCAGAGCCCCTGGAGATGA